A genomic stretch from Lathyrus oleraceus cultivar Zhongwan6 chromosome 2, CAAS_Psat_ZW6_1.0, whole genome shotgun sequence includes:
- the LOC127121643 gene encoding cysteine proteinase inhibitor 1-like: MKLHSFAIIFVLLFLSVLEFSEAITGGWNPIKNIKDPEVLEIAQFAVTEHQKQSGQKLSLVEVISGETQVVAGLNYRLVLTAKDGSVTKKYQAQVVDQLTHTRILTSFKSLP, translated from the coding sequence ATGAAACTTCATAGCTTCGCCATCATCTTTGTTCTTCTTTTTCTATCCGTGTTAGAATTCTCTGAAGCTATTACTGGTGGATGGAACCCAATCAAAAACATCAAAGATCCAGAAGTGTTGGAGATAGCCCAATTTGCAGTTACCGAGCACCAGAAACAATCAGGTCAAAAACTGAGTCTGGTGGAAGTAATCAGTGGTGAGACTCAGGTTGTTGCAGGATTAAACTATCGTCTTGTATTGACGGCAAAAGATGGATCTGTTACCAAGAAATATCAAGCTCAAGTTGTTGATCAACTTACCCATACTAGAATCCTCACTTCCTTTAAATCTCTTCCTTGA